ACTGAGGAACCCAGGGGCTGAGAAAAGTGAATGACCCTCTGCAGGTCCCTTGTGGGTCCTCCAGTCAAGTCACGAGCAAGCCCCAGAAAGAAGGGGTCAAGGTCTCAGTTCTCTATTTCACGCAGGCAGCAGAACTAGAACCTGCATTGACGAGGGTGGTGGGGAGAGCAAGTGAGCGGACGTGGCTGGCACCTTCCTACCTGGAAAGCCCCGTGGAGAGGAGACCACAGAGATGGGAGCTGGACGCTGGGGGaaccctctgctgctgctggcgGCCCTGGCGCTGGTGCTGGGTCGGCATCAACAGTGGCCTGGCTTCCAGGATTCCGAGAGCCCAAAGAACGTGAACGCCACGCTCGCCTTCTTATTGGAGaactacaacaacaacagcaacgacTCCTACCTATTCGGCGTGGACAGGCTGCTCCGCAGCCAGGTGCAGGTGAGACAGCGGCACAGGTGTGGCTTCCAgagaaggctggggtgggggcggcctCCTGGGAGCgggccccacagggtccttcAGCCCCCGACCCCCCTGAATATCCCCTGAGCTTCTCAGCTGCTCTTCTCCTAAGAATTGCTTTCATTCAGAAATTTGCCAGAGGGACAGCAACCGAGGATGGTTTCATTGCCTTTATTATTCCTCTCTTTTGGCAAAATATAAGCGATCACATCCAGGGCTTGAAAATCTGGATCTGGAGATCATAGCTGTGTCCTTGAGAAGCCCAGAATGATACAGAAGGCCTCTAGTCCGGTCCTTTCAGAACCTGGAGTTACCCATCCTCTCTCCTTTTGTTTAACATATAAAGTTTCTCTGAAATACATCAGTTGAAGGATAATAGAGGAAAGCAAAGCTGTTTAAGAAACACTTCTGTTGGTCCAACCTGCCCTCAAGGTTAGACGGTAAACTCTATGAGTTAGGGCGGCGACCATAATAAACCGTGGTTCGATTTGCTGGATTTGGGAAAATGACTGACTTGGAGATCAAGGCTCTGGTTAGAGAGGGGGGTGGCAGGAATGGAGACCAGGCTGGGGCGGGCCCTCAGGCAGTGCTGGTGTGACCCGAATGGTCTCACCGGGTGCGGACAGCAGCCGGTCCACCTGAGTCACTTCTGCTGCGTGAAGGCAGCACACAGGCCCAAGGACATTGAGGTGACGTGGCCACGAGGTGGCAGCCACTCACCAAATTCTGCCCAAATTGgccttttcttccccctcttgGTCTCTGGGATAAAGCTGGAACTCCAGGAGGCCAGTAACAGAgttggtgaaagtgaagtgaaagtgaaagtcgctcagtcgagtccgactctttgggaccccatggactgtcggtCCTCTATCACTAACGGTTAACTGAAGTAATTGTTTACAAGCGAACTTCT
This genomic interval from Cervus canadensis isolate Bull #8, Minnesota chromosome 10, ASM1932006v1, whole genome shotgun sequence contains the following:
- the CSTL1 gene encoding cystatin-like 1, which produces MGAGRWGNPLLLLAALALVLGRHQQWPGFQDSESPKNVNATLAFLLENYNNNSNDSYLFGVDRLLRSQVQLTTGVEYLITVKLSRTKCKRNSTKKRSCPIQTKKNLKKSFICDFLVYTLPWMNHYQLWNNSCLDE